The DNA segment AAATACAAGTTCCCTTGCCCATCATAATTGCTGCAGCTTCAACCAGAAGCTAAACCTCCACAACCAACCGCTATAAACAAAAGACAACGACGATATTCCGATTTGGATATATCGTCATACTTAAACCAATGTCATCTTTGGTTTCTGGTGTGTTGCAATATATATTAGTATGAAGCAGCATACAAGGGAAAGTAAAAGGGCAACACCCCGCCCCCCTGTAAGTCCAGCAAGAATAACCATCACAAGCAGAAACACGTACCCTGTCCCTGAATTCCCTTTTCTTACATTCTCCGGTTCTGATTCAACCTGCAAGACTTGATCTCCTCCAGTTTCTGATTCATCTTCTTCATTGGCTACTTGATTACTTGATTCCTTATCCTTCTTCTTGTTACTCTTCCCTTGCTTCTTACTCTTTTCATGACGCAACTTCTTTGGAACAAATTTCTTGATTAAACTTGTTTTGAATCTTGCACTCCGACTACGCTCACTCTTACATGTTATGATTGCGGTTTCCCTTCTTATCTCatctttcaattcaataatctcgCAAGAATCAGGGAAGTCAGTTCCTTGTTGTTTCTCAACCAATTCATCTGCTCTTGATTTCAAACCCTTTCGAATCCAAGATTCGAAGAAAAGGGTCTTGGATTGGGGTCTCAAGAAACCCAGAAAATGTGTGCCAACAAACTCTATTACCGCAAGTAACAATGCAGCCATCATGATCCAAACCGCAAGATTTCTGGTACTAACAGCCAGAGCCAccattaaagaaattttaaacaCGAGATGCAAGCCAATCTTCTCATCATCCCCTGCTCTCGTAATTATTACTAATTCGCCATCATCCATGTCAGGAGTTTGTAGCTCTTCATTGCAGGGAGGGGAAGGGATTAGGATCTGGGGACCGGATTTCTTTTTAGATGACTTCCGCAAGCGATCACGGTTCTTAACGAACAGATCGATGAGGGATGTCGGGAATCCAGTCTCCACCACAAGGGATCCGCCGCGTTTGGGGGATTGGTGGAGGCCGGCAACCAGCCGTGAGATACGGGTTACTTTGGCTTTCTTCCATGGAAAAAGCatggtgaaaaaaaaaaaaaaagaaaacccaaaacaaacactggattttctttctttatttgctTAATTTCTTCGTGATGAAGGAAAatagaaacagaaaagaaatggaaaataGAAATAACATTAAGATGATAATGAAGATGAAGCCGAAGATGATTAATGATGTTTTAAAGCACGGCTCAAGAGCAGGAGACAGGAAAGTAGAATACGCGTGGGGGAGATGGGTTTGGTTTCAGAGGAAAGTGGAGACTGAAGAGagggatttttatttatttatttattttattttatattataattaaatagaagaaatgaaaggaGACGGAATGATGTTGTTACTTGTTATGATTGTTACATTAATTTCTAAAGATGaattatttttactaaatttaactttaaaataatattttactaaaatttcaaacttttaccTATCTTGTTAACAAATACTTAAAACTTCACCTACTTTgatatatcattttttttctcaaaaaagttagtttattatttttttaacataatactaaaatttcattgttataaaaaaaatgtacaaGGCACCAAGACATCATTAGAGATGGTTAACATATCTAATAATGAAAACCAATAGAGGCGGGAAGGAGACCCATGCTAAAGTAAAGCCCTAGTCAAAGCTTCGCGAAAACAAAGTCCACCACTATCCCTTTAAATGCCTGAACGAAGAACAGGGGAGGAATCAAGGCGAAGGCCCTAATCATTGATTCTCATTTCCATAAAGGCATTTGTTCTTACTAGTGGGTAGAAGCCAAACTTGCAACAAACCAAAACATGGCAAGGCATAAAGTAGAAAACAAAAACGAAAGAAACTAGATCATAGCTCTCCTACAACCATAATTTGGAGCATAAACAAGTCAGACTTAGAGACCTGGGCAACATAACCTGATTAGAGAAGAAAAAACCTTCTATTGGAACAGATAGTTGATAATTGCTTAGATAAACAAAGTGCTTGGATGGAGTTGATGGCTGTAGTGCGAACTCAAGGTGACActgtaaaaagaagaaaaaacaagaaCACATAATGTCGTGATGAGGAGCTACTTGAGGTCATGACGTTGTGAAGCATGATTATGGGAGAAGGGCTTGACAGTCGATCATGTCATGACATGAGGGAACACAACACCACAACATTGGCTCACTAAGTCACAACATGCTCGTGATAAAGTCGTGGTGTCAAAGCAACTTTTGGGAGAAGCTGTTCATCAAAGTCATAGGGTCGACCCCACAGATCCATACTTGGACAGTTATTAAGGGAATTTGTGTGTCATTTTGAGTTTTGGCCTTTGTTATGTAGGTTTTTAGTAAGGGAACAAAGTAGAGGTAGAGCTAGGAAATTTGGATTGTGgagtcaaatttttttaaaattaaaacgtTTATAAAAGTCATATAAACTAATGCATCATACTTTTTTTCTtcatattctttctcgactttACTAGtacactttttttaaaatatttctcaTTCTTGTTAAACATTTAGAACAAATAAAGCTAAGTCTTAAACACACAAAGGTGTTCACAAAACCAACATACTagtaattttttttcacaaaaaaaaatcactaagtTTTTTGGTGT comes from the Gossypium hirsutum isolate 1008001.06 chromosome A06, Gossypium_hirsutum_v2.1, whole genome shotgun sequence genome and includes:
- the LOC121230430 gene encoding uncharacterized protein; the encoded protein is MLFPWKKAKVTRISRLVAGLHQSPKRGGSLVVETGFPTSLIDLFVKNRDRLRKSSKKKSGPQILIPSPPCNEELQTPDMDDGELVIITRAGDDEKIGLHLVFKISLMVALAVSTRNLAVWIMMAALLLAVIEFVGTHFLGFLRPQSKTLFFESWIRKGLKSRADELVEKQQGTDFPDSCEIIELKDEIRRETAIITCKSERSRSARFKTSLIKKFVPKKLRHEKSKKQGKSNKKKDKESSNQVANEEDESETGGDQVLQVESEPENVRKGNSGTGYVFLLVMVILAGLTGGRGVALLLSLVCCFILIYIATHQKPKMTLV